The genomic region TGGAGGACATCGTGACGCACTCGTTTCACCGCATCGTCCGGGACTGCGGCTCAGCCGTGCTGTTCGTCTCGCTTCTGGGAAGCGCCTTGTCCGTATCGGCCGCCGAAGCGGGCCAGAAGAGGGCCGTCATCAAAGACGGTGCCCAGGTCTCCCTCGAATACACGCTTCGATTGGACGATCAGACTGTTTTGGAGTCGAACGTGGGGAAGGCTCCCATGGTCTATCATCAGGGAGCCCATGAAATCGTACCGGGACTGGAGCGATCGCTGGCAGGGCATGCCAAAGGCGACACTGCACGGATCGTCGTGCAACCGGCCGAGGGATACGGAGACGTCGATCCGAAAGCCATTCAAGAGGTGAAGAAAAGCCTCATTCCGGAAGCAGCCAGGAAAGTCGGCGCGCAACTCGAAGCCAAGGGACCGGACGGCGAGTCGCTCTTTCCACGCGTGACCGCCGTGACCGAAGACACGGTCACGCTGGATTTCAATCATCCTCTGGCTGGGAAAGTCCTCTTGTTCGACGTGACCGTCCTGGACGTCCTGTCCGTTCCCAAGAAGTGATACCGCTACCAGTCCGAGTGCCGGATCAGGTACAAGACGGACAGCGGAGGCAACGTGAGACTGAGCGAAGCCGGTAATCCGTGACTCGGGACGTCCTGGGAATGGAGGCCTCCGGCGTTGCCAAGATTACTGCCGCCGTAGACGGAAGAGTCCGTATTGAGCAACTCTCGATAATAGCCTGGCCGAGGGACGCCGATACGGTACTCCCGTCGAGGAACGGGTGTGAAGTTGCAGACGCAGAGCAATTGCCTGTTCGAATCTTTGGTCTTTCGAAGGAAGGCTATGACGGAATGGGTGGCGTCGTGAAAGTCGATCCACTGAAACCCTGCCCAGTCATGATCGATTTCGTGCAGCGCCGGCTGATCCCGGTATAGCCAGTTCAGATCCCTGACAAGCAGCTGAAGCCCTGCGTGGGAAGGAAATTCCCGCAGGTGCCAGTCCAAACTGCGGTCATGATTCCACTCCCGCCACTGACCGAACTCTCCCCCCATAAAGAGCATTTTCTTTCCGGGATGGGCATACATGAATCCATACATGGCGCGTAGATTGGCGAACCGCTGCCAATTATCCCCCGGCATCTTGTCGAGCAGCGCTCCCTTGCCGTGGACGACCTCGTCGTGGGAGAGCGGAAGGAGAAAATTCTCGTTGAAGGAGTACAGCAAGCCGAACGTCAGTTGACCCTGATGGTACATCCGGTGCACGGGTTCATGATGGAAGTAGTCGAGGGTGTCGTGCATCCACCCCATGTTCCATTTGAATGTGAATCCCAGGCCGCCGCTGTAGGTGGGGCGGGACACTCCGGCCCAGGAGGTCGATTCCTCCGCCACCATGATCGCGCCGGGAAAATCGCGATGGACGAGCACGTTGAGGTCCTTCAAGAACAGCACCGCATCCAAATTC from Nitrospira japonica harbors:
- a CDS encoding FKBP-type peptidyl-prolyl cis-trans isomerase, with product MTHSFHRIVRDCGSAVLFVSLLGSALSVSAAEAGQKRAVIKDGAQVSLEYTLRLDDQTVLESNVGKAPMVYHQGAHEIVPGLERSLAGHAKGDTARIVVQPAEGYGDVDPKAIQEVKKSLIPEAARKVGAQLEAKGPDGESLFPRVTAVTEDTVTLDFNHPLAGKVLLFDVTVLDVLSVPKK